A DNA window from Brassica napus cultivar Da-Ae chromosome A4, Da-Ae, whole genome shotgun sequence contains the following coding sequences:
- the LOC106447536 gene encoding dehydration-responsive element-binding protein 2C-like, with amino-acid sequence MPSKIVVRKRKSRDGATSVAETLNKWREDNEITEAASRNDDGCLKPKPIRKAPPKGSRKGCMKGKGGPENGIWNYRGVRQRTWGKWVAEIRQPCRGARLWLGTFPSSYEAALAYDEAAKAMYGEAARLNLPDISNVSSLTTAAGSVTTLSNESEVCALEDTNVKEEDGGDEYGFVKSSQCVKEEMGVPDSADTFGYGNEHEAWDFGVDEMFDVDEVMGLLDEINVSGQETTQSQDASLLGSLNHMETAHPGVDCGYPIVQPSERNNSCVDLDRY; translated from the exons ATGCCGTCGAAGATTGTTGTCAG GAAAAGGAAGTCAAGAGACGGTGCCACCAGTGTAGCTGAGACTCTAAACAAATGGAGAGAGGACAATGAGATAACCGAGGCTGCTTCTCGCAACGACGATGGTTGTCTCAAACCGAAACCGATCCGAAAGGCTCCTCCGAAGGGTTCTAGAAAAGGTTGTATGAAAGGCAAGGGAGGACCTGAGAACGGGATTTGGAACTACAGAGGAGTTAGACAGAGGACTTGGGGGAAATGGGTTGCTGAGATCCGTCAGCCATGTCGTGGTGCTAGGTTGTGGCTAGGTACTTTCCCTAGCTCTTATGAAGCTGCGTTGGCTTATGACGAGGCTGCTAAAGCTATGTATGGTGAGGCAGCTAGACTCAATCTTCCTGACATCTCGAATGTCTCTTCTTTGACTACTGCCGCTGGCTCGGTTACTACATTGTCAAATGAATCTGAAGTTTGTGCACTTGAGGATACAAATGTGAAAGAAGAGGATGGTGGCGATGAATATGGTTTCGTGAAAAGCTCTCAGTGTGTTAAAGAGGAGATGGGTGTACCTGACTCAGCTGATACTTTTGGATATGGCAATGAACATGAAGCATGGGACTTTGGTGTGGACGAGATGTTTGATGTGGATGAggtgatgggtttgttggacgAGATCAATGTGTCTGGTCAAGAGACAACGCAGAGTCAAGATGCTAGCTTGCTAGGGAGCCTCAACCACATGGAGACTGCTCATCCTGGGGTTGATTGTGGATATCCAATAGTGCAGCCAAGTGAAAGAAACAACAGTTGTGTGGATTTAGACCGTTACTGA
- the LOC106450294 gene encoding laccase-5 — protein sequence MEIIKSFFCFISFAVLLLFTSMAEANRAHHHEFIIQATKVKRLCETHNSITVNGMFPGPQLVINNGDTLVVKVINRARYNVTIHWHGVRQMRTGWADGPEFVTQCPIRPGSSYTYRFTIQGQEGTLWWHAHSSWLRATVYGSLLILPPAGSSYPFPNPHRNVPLLLGEWWDGNPVDVLREAIRTGAAPNISDAYTINGQPGDLYKCSSQDTTIVPINVGETILLRVINAALNQPLFFTVANHKFTVVGADASYLKPFTTNAIVLGPGQTTDVLITGDQPPNHYYMAARAYQSAQNAPFGNTTTTAILQYKSAPCCGGAKPIMPLLPAYNDTNTATRFSQSFRSLKRAEVPTELDENLFITIGLGLNNCPKNFRSRRCQGPNGTRFTASMNNVSFALPSNYSLLQAHHHAIPGVFTTDFPARPPVKFDYTGSNISRSLYQSVRGTKLYKLKYGSRVQIVLQDTGIVTPENHPIHLHGYDFYIVAEGFGNFNPKKDTAKFNLEDPPLRNTVGVPVNGWAVIRFVADNPGVWIMHCHLDAHISWGLAMAFLVENGNGLLETMEEPPADLPVC from the exons ATGGAGATCATCAAGAGCTTCTTCTGTTTCATATCTTTCGCGGTCCTTCTTCTCTTCACTTCCATGGCAGAAGCCAACAGAGCACACCACCACGAGTTCATC ATACAAGCAACGAAGGTGAAGAGACTATGTGAAACACACAACAGCATTACGGTGAACGGAAT GTTTCCCGGTCCACAACTTGTAATCAATAACGGTGACACTCTCGTTGTCAAAGTTATTAACCGGGCTCGGTACAACGTCACAATCCACTG GCACGGTGTGAGACAAATGAGAACCGGTTGGGCTGACGGACCGGAATTTGTGACTCAATGTCCGATCAGACCGGGATCAAGCTACACGTACCGGTTTACAATTCAAGGACAAGAAGGTACGCTTTGGTGGCATGCTCATAGTTCGTGGCTTAGAGCCACTGTCTACGGTTCACTTCTTATCCTACCTCCGGCTGGTTCGTCTTACCCATTCCCAAACCCTCACCGCAACGTCCCACTCCTTCTAG gTGAATGGTGGGACGGTAATCCGGTTGATGTGTTGAGAGAAGCTATACGAACCGGAGCTGCTCCAAATATCTCAGACGCTTACACCATCAATGGTCAACCTGGTGATCTCTATAAATGCTCTTCTCAAG ATACCACAATAGTACCTATAAATGTTGGTGAGACCATACTACTACGTGTAATAAACGCCGCACTAAACCAACCGCTATTTTTCACGGTGGCTAACCACAAGTTCACCGTAGTCGGAGCTGACGCGTCTTACCTAAAACCCTTCACCACCAACGCCATTGTTCTCGGCCCTGGCCAAACCACCGACGTCCTCATAACCGGAGACCAACCACCAAACCACTATTACATGGCCGCAAGAGCTTACCAAAGCGCTCAAAATGCACCGTTTGGCAACACAACCACAACCGCAATCCTCCAATACAAATCCGCACCTTGCTGCGGCGGCGCTAAACCCATCATGCCTCTCCTTCCAGCCTACAACGACACAAACACAGCCACTCGCTTCAGCCAAAGCTTCAGATCACTTAAACGTGCCGAGGTTCCGACAGAACTCGACGAGAATCTCTTTATAACCATCGGACTTGGTCTCAACAACTGTCCTAAGAATTTTAGGTCAAGAAGATGTCAAGGTCCTAATGGCACACGCTTCACTGCATCTATGAACAATGTTTCGTTTGCTCTACCTAGTAACTACTCTCTCCTTCAAGCGCACCACCATGCTATTCCCGGAGTCTTCACAACCGATTTTCCGGCGAGGCCTCCGGTGAAATTTGATTACACAGGTAGCAACATAAGTCGATCTTTATACCAATCTGTGAGAGGTACTAAGCTATACAAGCTCAAGTATGGATCTAGGGTTCAGATTGTTCTTCAAGACACTGGTATAGTAACCCCCGAGAACCATCCCATTCATCTGCACGGATATGATTTCTACATTGTCGCCGAGGGTTTCGGTAACTTCAACCCCAAGAAAGATACCGCGAAATTCAATCTTGAAGATCCACCTCTTAGAAACACTGTTGGTGTACCTGTTAATGGCTGGGCCGTCATCAGATTCGTGGCAGATAACCCTG GGGTTTGGATAATGCATTGTCATCTAGATGCACATATATCTTGGGGACTAGCCATGGCTTTCTTGGTTGAGAACGGGAATGGACTATTAGAGACAATGGAAGAGCCTCCTGCTGATTTGCCAGTATGTTAG